Proteins encoded together in one Bacteroides ovatus window:
- a CDS encoding NAD(P)H-dependent flavin oxidoreductase, protein MNRITSLLGIQYPIIQGGMVWCSGWRLASAVSNAGGLGLIGAGSMHPDTLREHIRKCNAATKLPFGVNIPLMYPQIEEIMNIVVEEGVKIVFTSAGNPKTWTGWLKERGITVVHVVSSSRFAVKCEEAGVDAVVAEGFEAGGHNGREETTTFCLIPAVREATTLPLIAAGGVGTGEGVLAAMVLGAEGVQIGTRFALTEESSASSVFKDYCLSLREGDTKLLLKKLAPTRLVKNAFREAVEKAEDSGASAEDLRTLLGRGRAKKGIFEGDLEEGELEIGQVSAIISRRQSVAEVMNELVAAYQRAAKKDYLF, encoded by the coding sequence ATGAATAGAATTACTTCTCTTCTGGGTATTCAGTATCCTATTATTCAAGGTGGTATGGTGTGGTGCAGCGGTTGGCGTCTTGCTTCTGCTGTGAGCAATGCCGGTGGACTGGGATTGATAGGTGCCGGTTCCATGCATCCGGACACTTTACGCGAGCATATCCGTAAATGTAATGCGGCCACAAAATTGCCTTTTGGTGTAAACATTCCTTTGATGTATCCCCAGATAGAAGAGATTATGAATATTGTGGTGGAAGAGGGAGTGAAGATTGTTTTTACCTCTGCCGGAAATCCGAAAACGTGGACTGGGTGGTTGAAAGAGCGTGGAATAACGGTTGTTCATGTTGTTTCTTCTTCCCGTTTTGCTGTAAAATGTGAGGAGGCTGGAGTAGATGCGGTAGTGGCAGAAGGGTTCGAAGCCGGAGGGCATAATGGACGCGAAGAAACAACGACTTTCTGTTTGATTCCGGCTGTACGTGAGGCAACAACATTACCTTTGATAGCTGCAGGAGGTGTCGGCACAGGGGAAGGAGTATTGGCTGCTATGGTGTTGGGAGCCGAAGGGGTGCAGATAGGAACCCGTTTTGCTCTTACTGAAGAGAGTTCAGCGAGTTCGGTATTTAAAGATTATTGCTTGAGTCTCAGAGAAGGGGATACTAAGTTGTTGTTGAAAAAGCTGGCTCCGACACGTTTGGTAAAGAATGCTTTCCGCGAAGCGGTGGAGAAGGCTGAAGATAGTGGAGCTAGTGCTGAAGATTTGAGAACTTTATTAGGACGGGGGCGTGCTAAAAAAGGAATCTTCGAAGGTGATCTGGAAGAAGGGGAATTGGAGATCGGACAAGTTTCGGCAATCATATCCCGTCGGCAGTCTGTGGCAGAAGTAATGAACGAATTGGTAGCGGCTTATCAACGGGCGGCAAAGAAAGATTATTTATTTTAA
- a CDS encoding DUF4858 domain-containing protein encodes MDGLKRVITTMALCLTAVFAYSQVWTAQDSLHLKKLLESDQELHLNMDAVKSIDFGSAVGTPRMSEEKSWMMPDESLPEALPKPKVMLTLMPYKANTRYNWDPIYQKKIKIDKNTWRGDPFYEIRHQRSYSNWARNPMAKGMRKSLDEIQASGVRFRQLGERANGMMVNTVVMDAPIPLFSGSGVYINGGTIGGLDLMAVFTKDFWNKTGRDNRARTLEVLRTYGDSTTVLINKPIEQIAR; translated from the coding sequence ATGGATGGATTAAAACGGGTTATAACAACGATGGCACTGTGCCTGACCGCTGTATTTGCATATTCGCAAGTATGGACGGCGCAAGATTCTTTGCATTTGAAGAAATTGCTGGAGAGTGACCAGGAGTTGCATTTAAATATGGATGCTGTGAAGTCGATTGATTTCGGAAGCGCAGTGGGTACTCCCCGGATGTCGGAGGAGAAAAGCTGGATGATGCCTGACGAATCGCTTCCTGAAGCGTTGCCTAAACCGAAAGTGATGTTGACTCTGATGCCATATAAAGCGAATACCCGCTATAACTGGGATCCCATCTATCAGAAGAAGATAAAGATCGATAAAAATACCTGGCGGGGTGATCCTTTCTACGAGATACGCCATCAAAGATCTTATTCAAACTGGGCACGCAATCCGATGGCAAAAGGAATGCGTAAGTCGTTGGATGAGATACAGGCGAGTGGGGTGCGTTTCCGTCAGTTGGGTGAACGTGCTAACGGAATGATGGTGAACACGGTAGTGATGGATGCACCTATTCCCTTGTTTAGTGGGAGTGGAGTGTATATCAATGGTGGAACTATCGGCGGACTTGACCTGATGGCTGTCTTTACAAAAGATTTCTGGAATAAGACGGGACGGGATAACCGTGCCCGCACATTGGAAGTGTTGAGAACTTATGGAGATTCTACCACTGTGTTGATAAATAAACCAATCGAACAGATTGCCCGTTGA
- a CDS encoding DUF4943 family protein codes for MKKTLLMLWMAVCLIVSFTGCTSEEMDYNNPDVALFVKQLKSGTYKMKNEKGVVEVPHFTEEDIPELLKYAEDLTIIPSFPSVYNMNNGKIRLGECMLWVIESIRQGTPPSLGCKMVLANAENYEAIYFLTDEEVLDAAACYRSWWEERQYPKTRWTIDPCYDEPLCGSGYRWW; via the coding sequence ATGAAAAAAACACTACTAATGCTGTGGATGGCTGTTTGCCTGATCGTATCCTTTACAGGATGCACCAGCGAAGAAATGGATTATAACAATCCGGATGTTGCTCTTTTTGTGAAGCAATTGAAGTCGGGTACGTACAAGATGAAGAATGAAAAAGGGGTGGTGGAGGTTCCTCATTTCACGGAAGAGGATATCCCCGAACTTTTAAAATATGCAGAAGATCTGACTATTATCCCTTCTTTTCCGTCGGTTTATAATATGAACAACGGTAAGATTCGGTTGGGTGAGTGTATGCTTTGGGTGATTGAATCTATCCGTCAGGGCACACCTCCGTCATTAGGTTGCAAAATGGTATTGGCGAATGCTGAAAATTATGAAGCAATCTATTTCCTGACCGATGAGGAAGTACTCGATGCAGCCGCTTGTTATCGTAGTTGGTGGGAAGAACGCCAATATCCGAAAACGAGATGGACAATTGATCCGTGCTACGATGAGCCGCTTTGCGGATCGGGTTATCGTTGGTGGTAA
- a CDS encoding outer membrane beta-barrel protein: MKKENDEITDLFRTRLADAGMSVRDGFWEELSQEIPVACQHRRRILLFRVAAAASVLLVLAASSATFLYFSPKEEMEEAFTKIAVTNGGQMDGDGIRVNQLPLPVEPVLPKPAPKSYGMLSQYTEEEDSLSITFSMSFSFSSTTSTGNGNRYGNQGHNGYWQATNGNTESSVASEEQSNVDMSQPKAVKKHRWAMKVQVGTALPADNGTYKMPVSAGVTVERKLNDFLGIETGLLYSNLRSAGQHLHYLGIPVKVNVTLVDTKKIDLYATVGGIADKCIAGAPDNSFKEEPIQLAVTAGIGINYKINDRLAVFAEPGVSHHFKTDSKLATVRTKRPTNFNLLCGLRMTY, translated from the coding sequence ATGAAGAAAGAAAATGATGAAATAACCGATCTGTTTCGCACGCGTCTCGCTGATGCCGGGATGAGTGTACGGGATGGCTTTTGGGAAGAGCTCTCGCAGGAAATTCCTGTGGCTTGCCAGCATCGTCGTCGGATTCTGCTCTTCCGTGTAGCGGCTGCGGCATCTGTATTGCTTGTTTTGGCAGCCTCGTCGGCTACTTTCTTGTATTTCTCTCCAAAGGAGGAAATGGAAGAAGCATTTACAAAGATAGCCGTGACGAATGGAGGACAGATGGATGGAGATGGAATACGCGTCAATCAGTTGCCGTTGCCGGTAGAACCGGTGTTGCCGAAACCGGCTCCGAAATCTTACGGTATGCTGTCGCAATATACGGAGGAAGAAGATTCTCTTTCAATCACTTTCTCTATGTCGTTTTCTTTTTCTTCCACTACTTCTACGGGAAATGGCAACCGATATGGTAATCAGGGGCATAATGGTTATTGGCAGGCAACAAACGGTAATACAGAATCATCTGTCGCTTCGGAAGAACAGTCGAATGTCGATATGTCTCAACCCAAAGCAGTGAAAAAGCATCGCTGGGCGATGAAAGTTCAAGTGGGTACAGCACTTCCGGCAGATAACGGTACTTATAAAATGCCGGTTTCCGCAGGGGTGACGGTAGAGCGTAAGTTGAACGATTTTCTTGGCATAGAAACCGGATTGCTCTATTCGAACCTCCGTTCTGCAGGGCAGCACTTGCACTATCTGGGAATCCCCGTTAAAGTGAACGTGACATTGGTAGATACGAAAAAAATCGACCTTTACGCTACTGTAGGAGGAATAGCCGATAAATGTATTGCCGGTGCACCGGACAACAGTTTTAAAGAAGAACCTATCCAGCTGGCAGTGACTGCCGGTATTGGAATCAACTATAAGATTAATGACCGACTTGCTGTTTTTGCCGAACCCGGAGTTTCGCATCATTTTAAGACAGATTCGAAATTGGCTACGGTACGAACAAAACGGCCGACTAATTTTAATTTACTTTGCGGACTCCGCATGACGTATTAA